aaaggttttatagCTGcgacatcgagagcatcctgatgggttgcatcactgcctggtatggcaactgctcggcctccaaccacaAGGCACTACTGAGGgttgtgtgtatggcccagtacaccaccggggccaagcttcctgccatccaggaccgctataccaggtggtgtcagtggaaggccctaaaaattgtcaaagactccagccacccaagttatagactgttctctctgctactgcacggcaagcggtaccagagcgccaagactaggtccaagaggcttctaaacagcttctacccccaagccataagactcctgaacagcgaatcaaatagctacccagattATTTGCATTGGCCCCTCTTCTATGCTGCTgatactctctgttattatctatgtatagtcactttaataactctacctacatgtacatattacctcaattacctcgacaccggtgccccagcacattgactctgtaccccctgtatatagccccactattgttatttactgctgctctttaattatttgttattcttatctcttacattTTTGGtggggtattttcttaactgcattgttggttaagggcttgtaagtaagcatttcactgtaaagtctacacctgttgtatgcggcgcatgtgacaaatacaattggatttgatttgtgtGGAAGCATCTGCGTTCAATATAATttctatccctcatttactcaagggtTTCCTTaactttggcagttacctgtgtgtgtgagtgagtcatccctctctcttgctgtctctctccctcccttagcAAAGAGACTCTCCGATGATACCTCTCCTCAGCTATTGGCTCACAGAAAAGCAGAACTGCAGGAGAGACAAACGATATACAGGTCAGTGAGATGACAGAAATGTTGTTCCAATCCCTCCAGAAAGAGAGCCTAGATCTTACAGTTATGTTTGTTTATCCAGATGGGCTGCATGGGCTTCTGGGATTCCCAAGTGTATCGATGCCAAGACCGAAGCAGACCTGCATCAGGACGTACGTTTTGACAGCGAGAAAAGGAGCGACTTTGAAGGCTCCTTACACTATGCGTGAGTTACACACACATTTTTCTCTGTGATGTTATTCTTACGCATTGACATTCACACATGCGGGTCAAATTTCCCCTAAATCTAATGTAAATCTTATGTAAAATGTCCCTCACTTGCTCAGACATATGTCTTACCCACATTATGTATCTCAACTTCCCCCTTTCTTAAAAAATATGTTCCATTtcgctctctctaccccacctccacccctcgctctttctctacccctctctcaccCATCACCCCctcgctctaccctctctctcaccctcctctccctcccttcttctctctccaaGTATTCTAGAGCTGTCTCTGAAGAAACTAGCCATCAGGTTTGGAAAGTCATGGGATGATCTGGAGGACTTTAAACGATGCTTCTGGAAACTCAAAAGCCCCATAGCTGGTAGAGTACCGTAAAACAAATATACACTATTTACATTCAGTGCTTTAGCCCTCCCTCCTATCTGCATCAGATGTGTTATTGGTTGTAGAGTACAGGCCGACACTTTTTATtgctgtctcttcctgttcataaTTATAGACATTTAGGAAGTGAGGCCTCGGAGTAATGCACAACAACAGTTTTCCCCTAACTTAATCAGTGTTTAATCTACTGCTTCACATTGCAATATATGTTAATATAAAGTAATATTAATATTTTAAAGAATTGATTAAAGAATTGTTTCATATATGGTCAATTAATTTCCCCACATTACGTATAAGACTTCTCTATATTTACTCTCTCAGTCCTAttattatacagtatatcatatattcgttttttttattgctttggtgcaattttcacaagtattttgtacatttttacaattcttagtacaaaactcaaaacatATCATCAAAAAGGAAGTTGTTTCAAAACTCTAAGCACATGTTCAATTGACTAAGTACAACACACAAAACCATGCGGTCACTTTTTCACCAAACTTAATCAGTGTTTCATATTGCAACACATTTTCATATGAAGTCattgcctttcacaatgcaatgctcacatttacttttgatatgattctcttctcttttgttaaaatacattttactattACTTAATCCGGCTGCTCTTAATTGATGATCACTTAAACGTTTGGGAAACCTGTAGAACTGGTTTGTCTACTACAGAGTTTGAGAACTAAttcaaatgtacagtatgtctgtaaagtagaaacataaaaAGTATATATACTCAAATGTACTATTATGATGATTACTTATGATTTTACTTTATagcaagataaaaaaaaaaaaaaatctgatattGACAAGACTGTATGTAACAAATCAAAGATTATTGGCTGCGTAAACAGATGTTACAGCAGGTGAGgccaaatgcttgtgtttctagctcctacagtGCAGCAAAAAAATACCACTACGCAAATAATCCAGAAAGTCCAAAACAAGAAAGAAATGGATCCCCTATACACTAAACATGTATCCAGTACTTACGCacaatacaatactgtaaaatacaatacacgATTACAATACAGGTGGAAGATTGCCATCCCCATGAGCGTACCACCCTCCTTCAGGCCATGGATGAGGCATGCAAAGATTTCAATCCAGACCTATGTCAGGCTTGGATTCGCCATGCCAAAAGGCTTTTTCCCCCAGGTGCATGAACAATTGGGATATTTACTGTGATTTCGATGAGAGCCTATTTccaaatgctcaagacaggcTTGATGCAAACTAGTGCCTTCTAAACATAATGtttctttaatttctttcatttgATTACATTGTGAAAGATGTTTGCAATGATCACACCTTTGATCGCGCATGGGATAGAAGTTATGGACATTTTCTGTTCAGTCAATGACCTAATTTGAAAACCGTGTAGTGCACAGTCATTGACATTACTGTAGCTTACTACATACGTTGTTAAaataactaaactgagaaaatatcgttatgttttggtgattaaaccaTTGTACTCATTATCACAGTAAACTTAGATTTTGTATTAATGGTTGTGTGATGAAAGATGTCTACAAACAAAATTAACGCACAATGAAAGATTTTGAATGGAACACTGGCAGAATTACAAGTGTTACCAGTttcaccacatacttgtgaaaatagtaccaaagcaAAGGAAAAAAAAcgaatatacactaccggtccaaagtccaaagaacacctactcattcaagagtttttctttatttttactattttctacattgaagaataatagtgaagacatcaaaactatgaaataacacatatggaatcatgtagtaaccaaaaaagtgttaaacaaataaaaatatatttgagattctataaatagccaccctttgccttgatgacagctttgcacacttggcattctctcaaccagcttcacctggaatgcttttccaacagtcttgaaggagttaccacatatgctgagcacttgttggctgcttttcctttactctgcgatccgactcatcccaaaccatctcagttgggttgagtgcgggggattgtggaggctaggtcatctgatgcagcactccatcattctctttcttggtcaaatagcccttatacagcctggaggtgtgttgggtcattgtcctgttgaaaaacaaatgatagtcccactaagcccaaaccagatgggatggcgtatcactgcagaatgttgtggtagccatgctggttaagtgtgccttgaattctaaataaatcacagacaatgtcaccagcaaagcacccccacacctactcctccatgctttacggtgggaaatacacatgcggagatcatctgttcacccacacgcatctcacaaagacacagcggttggaaccaaaaatctccaatttgaacCAGACCAAAGgccaaatctcaaatatattttgatttgtttaacacttttttgattattacatgattcgatatgtgttaattcatagttttgaggtcttcactattattgaacaatgtagaaaatagtgaaaataaagaaaaacccttgaatgagtcggtgttctaaaacttttgaccggaagTGTAGATTATTATATTAAGAAATTATTATTGATACATTCAGACAGTACTTTTTTTCATTCtgtggttgattgattgattgattatccCTATGGTTCCAGAGTACTGTATGGAGCACTGGAAGGAAGATTGGTTCTTTGGGTACCAGTGTCTGAATGGTTCAAACCCCCGCATGATCCAGCGCTGCAAGGAGCTTCCAGGAAACTTCCCCGTCTCTGGAGACATGGTGCAGGGGTCGCTGGCACCCAGGACCACCCTGGACAAGGAGCTCAAGGTGGGGCCccgctatctatctatctatctaacctCCCTGGGGTCCATCCCCCTGTCCTTCTGTCTACGAaccaaaatagcaccctattcccaaaatagtgccctacttttcaccagagccctaaTTCCAAAATAGTGTACTTTTGTCCAAAGTTTTGGCGATATAGTtttgtcggttaggacatctactttgtgcatgacacaagtcattttcccaacaattgtttacagacagattatttcacttataattcactgtatcacaattccagtcggtcagaagtttacatacactaagttgactgtgcctttaaacagcttggaaaatcccagagaatgatgtcatggctttagaagcttctgataaatgatgtcaattagcctgagtcaattggaggtgtacctgtagatgtatttcaaggcctcccttcaaactcagtgcctctttgcttgacatcatgggaaaatcaaaagaaatcagccaagacattagaaagaaaatgtgtagacctccacaagtctggttcatccttgggagcaatttccaaacgcctgaaggtaccacgttcatctgtacaaacaatagtacgcaagtataaacaccatgggaccacgcagccgtcataccgctcaggaaggagacgcgtcctgtctcctagagatgaacgtactttggtgcgaaaagtgcaaatcaatcccagagcaacagcaaaagaccttgtgaagatgctggagacaacaggtacaaaagtatctttatccacagtaaaacgagtcctatatcgacataacctgaaaggccgctcagcaaggaagaaaccactgctccaaaaccgccataaaaaagccagactacggtttgcaactgcacatggggacaaaggtcgtactttttggagaaatgtcctctggtctgatgaaacaaaaatagaactgtttggccataatgaccatcgttatgtttggaggaaaaagggggaggcttgcaagccgaagaacaccatcccaaccgtgaagcacagggggtggcagcattatgttgtgggggtgctttgctgcaggagggactggtgcacttcacaaaatagatggcatcatgaggcaggaaaatgatgtggatatattgaagcaacatctcaagacatcagtcaggaagttaaagcttggtcgcaaatgggtgttccaaatggacaatgaccccaagcatacttccaaacgttgtggcaaaatagcttaaggataacatagtcaaggtattggagtggccatcacaaagccctgacctcaatcctatagaaagtttgtgggcagaactgaaaaagcgtgtgcgagcaaggaggccgacaaacctgactcagttacaccagctctgtcaggaggaatgggccaaaattcacccaacttattgtgggaagctggtggaaggctacccgaaacgtttgacctaagttaaacaatttaaaggctatgctaccaaatactaattgagtgtatgtaaacttctgacccactgggaatgtgatgaaagaaataaaagctgaaataaatcattctctcttctattattctgacatttcattttcttaaaataaagtggtgatcctaagacagGAAAtcgttactaggattaaatgtcaggaattgtgaaaaactgagtttaaatgcatttggctaaggtgtatgtaaacttccaacttcaactgtatatcaagaAATATGTCACGTATGGTTTTAGGATTAAAATATGTTTTGCTGGAATGTAAATATGTCCAAATGAAAGATAGCCAGCCATATGTTAGTTATGGAGATTCTTTAAAGTACAAAATAAGTCAAAAAACAATTAACACCATCTAGATATAGAGGTCTCATATTTGTATTTGTGCCATTATGGATTCTGTGacagcctcaatggcgctgcttGTGCTATCTCCAATTTAAAGTTGcatgcgccatgctctaccaactgagctacagaggaccaccatGTGAGAAGTGGACAATCtgcaaagctgtcctcaaggcaaagggtggctactttgaagaatctacaattattttgatttgtttaacacttatttggttacacATGATTCCATgagtaatttcatagttttgatgtcttcactattattctacaatgtagaaaatagtaaaaataaagaaaaacccttgaatgagtaggtgtgtccaaacttttgactggtactgtatatatatgggaTTTGGAaaagatgcagacaattacattgacagaagccacaatctatctgcaatattaaagctgatctaccccctaaacaaataaaaatactatcctaaccctagcctcagctGCCTCTACAGATTTTCCGctctcctcccttcatctctAGGCTGGTAACATCTACTTGATTGACTATGCCATTATGGATGGTGTTCCCACCAATGTAATCCGGGGGAAACCACAGTACATCGCTGCACCTCTGTGTCTACTATATGAGCACCCTGACCAGGGACTCATACCCATTGCCATACAGGTAGGACtagacacactctcacactctctctcacacacacacacacaattaatccCTTCTCTTCTCCAGCTAGGACAGACTCCTGGCTTGGACACACCCATCTTCCTGCCTAATGACCCTCCCCTGGCCTGGCTATTGGCTAAGATCTGGGTCCGTCACTCGGAGTTCCAGGTGTTTCAGTTGCTGTCACACCTGTTGAGAACGCACCTGTTGGTAGAAGTGTTCTGTGTGGCTACGTTACGTCAACTTCCCGCTGTACACCCTGTATACAAGGTAGGAGTgtatgtgcgcgtgcgtgcgcatgtgtgagtgagtgcgtgtgtgtgcgcgtatgtgtgagtgtgtgtgtgtgtgcgcgtgttgcTGTCTCATCCCTCTCGCTGTCTTTAGCTCCTGGCTCCCCACCTGCGCTACACTCTGGAGATCAACTGCAGGGGACGCACTCAGCTCGTCTCCGCTGACGGCATCTTCAAAAGGGTCAGCTTACTATTCTCTTGACGATTCATTTTCCCCATTTCATATTTTGTAACCCCCCCGAATGTGTGAAACATCATAGGGACACAGATAGAAGGACAGCTTTGAAAGTGGTGGACCAGTGGTTCGATTTCCCACCATTGCGGTCTAAGCTGGCAGCATTCTCCTGCTCTCTTCCTCCAGGTGGTGTCTACAGGAGGGGAGGGCCTGCTCGTCTTGTCCCAGAGAGAGTACAAGGTCCTGACCTACCGCTCTCTCCAGCCCTGCTGGGACTTCCAACAGCGCGGAGCCACCACGCTCAGAGACTACTTCTACAGGGAGCACAGCCTCATGCTGTGGGACGCCATACACAGGTTTTTACTCCTATGCAGCTGTGGTCGAAATTGCATCttattccctataggccctggtcaaaagtagtgcactaaatagggaatagtgtgcagaGCCACTAAGCTCAGAGACTACTTCTACATGGAACACAGTCTGATGCAGTGGGACGCCATACACGGGTGCAATACCCGTGTGACCCCTATTTGATGACCACAGACACATTGTTTATTAGGTTGTAAGCGGAAAGGAGGGGACATGCTCTTAGGCCTGAAATATGGACATGCTGAAATTCATATTGGGAAAATAAAACGTTTTAATCTTTGTGCAGTATTATCTCCTTTAATTAGGCTACTCTTACTCTCCATCTTTATTTCTACCTCACTGTTTGTttacctctccccccccctctctctctccacccctccatagTTTTGTCTCAGGGATGATATCTGTGTACTACCATTGTGACAGTGATGTGGTGGAGGACCCTGAGCTACAGACCTGGATAAAGGACATCGCTGAGGAGGGCTTTGTCGATGTCCCCACGTTTGGCTTGTCCAACGAActcaaaaacaaagcagagctggTTACCTTGCTGAGTGTAGCCATCTTCACGAGCACAGCACAGCACGCAGCTACCAACAATGGACAGGtacttcacaaacacacacacaccaggcacgTGAGCAAGCAAGCACACATTTCTATGAACTTACTCCGCTCTCTTTAACATAGTTTGACTGGTGTGCTTGGGTACCCAATACCCCGTGCACCATGCGTCACCCCACGCCAACCGACAAGGATGCTGTTACCATGGAGATGATCATGGACAGCCTGCCTGATGTCAGCCAAACATGTTTGGAGATGGCGATCACATGGCACCTGGGGCGGCCACAACCTGATGCAGTAAGTTAAAGGGTTATGCTAACACTAGCTGAGCCCATAGAACTCCAGTCAAACTTGTGAGTAGTTACACATATTTTTTAACTGGGGATGGTACCACCTCAACATACATTTTTGGTTCCATTTCAAAACGCTTTCTCCTGTTTGCTCCTACTGAATGAAACCCTTGTCTCCCACCTCCtttcgttctctttctctcccgctctctctctctcccttcccctatcCCCCCCCTCTCTACTCCAGGTCCCGTTGGGTCAGTATCCAGAGCAGTACTTCACTGAGCCCCAGGCCCAGGAGGTGATTGACAGGTTCAGAAAGGAACTGAAGGATATAGAGGAACACATCCTGAGCCAGAACCAGGGACTAGAGCTACCTTACCTCTTCCTCCTGCCCAGTCGCATCGAGAACAGCATTACTATATAGATTAGACCCCAATGTCTTATCACCATTACTTTTTCACTAACTGAGGAGCAGGGCCGGACTATCGCATTTGGGGCCCTGCTAAGgagcatcccactgggcacagacgtcagttcaacttcTAGTTTTGATATACAGtttcagtcaaaagtttggacacacgtactcattcaagggcttttctttactttgactattttctacattgtagaataatagtgaagacatcaacactatgacataacacatatggattcatgtagtaaccaacaaagtgttaaacaaattcttcaaagtagcaaccctatgccttgatgacagcttggcattctctcaaccagcttcataaggtagtcacctgggatgcatttcaattaacaggtgtaccttgttaaaggttaatctgtggaatttctatccttcttaatgtgtttgagccagtcagttgtgttgtgacaaggtatgggtggtatacagaagatagccctatttggtaaaagaccaagtccatattatggcaagaacagctcaaataagcaaagagaaacgacataaaggtcag
This is a stretch of genomic DNA from Salvelinus alpinus chromosome 11, SLU_Salpinus.1, whole genome shotgun sequence. It encodes these proteins:
- the alox12 gene encoding arachidonate 12-lipoxygenase, 12S-type — encoded protein: MEEYKVTVATGTSEYSGTNNYIYVTLVGENGQSKRTILDNPGLDFCRGAVDEYKVCSPAPLGPLLLVRLEKQRYWVEDNWFCRYVTVEPPGGGTALTFPCYRWLIGDVKVEIREGTAKRLSDDTSPQLLAHRKAELQERQTIYRWAAWASGIPKCIDAKTEADLHQDVRFDSEKRSDFEGSLHYAILELSLKKLAIRFGKSWDDLEDFKRCFWKLKSPIAEYCMEHWKEDWFFGYQCLNGSNPRMIQRCKELPGNFPVSGDMVQGSLAPRTTLDKELKAGNIYLIDYAIMDGVPTNVIRGKPQYIAAPLCLLYEHPDQGLIPIAIQLGQTPGLDTPIFLPNDPPLAWLLAKIWVRHSEFQVFQLLSHLLRTHLLVEVFCVATLRQLPAVHPVYKLLAPHLRYTLEINCRGRTQLVSADGIFKRVVSTGGEGLLVLSQREYKVLTYRSLQPCWDFQQRGATTLRDYFYREHSLMLWDAIHSFVSGMISVYYHCDSDVVEDPELQTWIKDIAEEGFVDVPTFGLSNELKNKAELVTLLSVAIFTSTAQHAATNNGQFDWCAWVPNTPCTMRHPTPTDKDAVTMEMIMDSLPDVSQTCLEMAITWHLGRPQPDAVPLGQYPEQYFTEPQAQEVIDRFRKELKDIEEHILSQNQGLELPYLFLLPSRIENSITI